A region of Paenibacillus sp. 37 DNA encodes the following proteins:
- the nrdG gene encoding anaerobic ribonucleoside-triphosphate reductase activating protein, protein MNLYGYIPESVNEGTGLRAVLFISGCRHACPGCFSPDSWSFRAGEPFTEERQQQILHEVTTHPLLDGVTLCGGDPFFSAAECTSWVQQLRAARPDLTVWAYTGFEYEELITDPARAELARLCDVIIDGRYVEAERDVSLPFRGSRNQRLIDVSATIATQTIVTMQLSML, encoded by the coding sequence GTGAATCTATATGGTTACATCCCGGAATCGGTGAATGAAGGGACGGGCCTGCGTGCCGTGTTGTTCATCAGCGGATGTCGTCACGCCTGTCCGGGTTGCTTCAGTCCGGATTCATGGAGCTTTCGAGCGGGTGAGCCCTTTACAGAGGAGCGGCAGCAGCAGATTCTGCATGAAGTGACGACCCATCCGTTGCTGGATGGCGTTACGTTGTGTGGTGGTGATCCCTTTTTCTCGGCAGCAGAATGTACGTCCTGGGTCCAGCAGCTCCGCGCTGCACGTCCTGATCTGACGGTATGGGCCTACACGGGATTTGAATATGAAGAATTGATCACCGACCCTGCGAGAGCAGAGCTTGCCCGGTTATGCGATGTGATTATTGACGGTCGATACGTTGAAGCGGAGCGTGATGTCTCTCTGCCCTTCCGCGGCAGTCGAAATCAACGATTGATTGATGTCAGTGCAACAATAGCCACTCAAACCATCGTTACAATGCAGCTCAGTATGCTGTAA
- a CDS encoding FAD-dependent oxidoreductase: protein MSDNQQSKTGLPPVPESLWRATHQFDAYPKLTEDITADVAIIGAGIAGITTAYLLAQTGMRVVVLEAGKVLDGTTGHTTAKVSVQHGVIFDEIMHHFGQEQARMYYEGNADAAKWMRNLVKEKQIDCQWAEEDAYVYIQSEENIKKLEIELTAYNKLNIPGEWVDPLPIPVPARAGIRMPGQARFDPLAYLHYLLDSAVKQGVQIYEHTTVTDVEEDASLHVRTYGDGPSVTAEHVVVASHFPVYDPGFYFTRLHAERSYAVLVEPEKPYAGGMYISDDTPYRSLRTVLHDGKELILFGGENHKTGQGICTFGHYERLEQFAAETFGIRNIPFRWSAQDLISIDKVPYIGPITGRHENVYVATGFAKWGMTTGTMAGHLLADRITGRDNPHAAIFDPARFKADPGMKHFIVENLNVAKELISGKVGIVHKKVSDIGEDEGAVVRHNGKRAGAYKDTSGKLFLVDTTCTHLGCEVEWNEGERSWDCPCHGSRFDYAGHVIEGPAVEDLKVLDAQE from the coding sequence ATGAGCGACAATCAGCAGTCCAAGACGGGTCTGCCCCCGGTCCCCGAATCGCTGTGGCGTGCTACGCATCAATTCGATGCCTATCCAAAACTGACCGAAGATATCACCGCTGATGTAGCGATTATTGGTGCCGGTATTGCCGGCATTACTACAGCCTATTTGCTGGCGCAGACGGGTATGCGTGTGGTCGTACTAGAGGCTGGAAAAGTGTTGGATGGCACGACCGGTCACACCACGGCTAAGGTATCTGTACAACACGGCGTCATATTTGATGAGATTATGCATCACTTCGGACAAGAACAGGCTCGGATGTACTATGAAGGCAATGCCGATGCCGCGAAGTGGATGCGCAATCTGGTGAAGGAAAAACAGATTGATTGCCAGTGGGCAGAGGAAGATGCCTACGTCTACATTCAATCGGAGGAAAACATCAAAAAACTGGAGATCGAGCTGACCGCCTATAACAAACTCAATATCCCTGGTGAGTGGGTAGACCCACTCCCTATTCCAGTTCCCGCTAGGGCAGGTATTCGCATGCCAGGTCAGGCACGCTTTGATCCGTTGGCCTATCTGCACTACTTGCTCGATTCCGCTGTGAAACAAGGGGTACAGATCTACGAGCATACGACAGTTACGGATGTAGAGGAAGACGCTTCACTGCATGTACGAACCTACGGCGATGGACCATCTGTAACGGCTGAACATGTCGTCGTAGCTTCTCATTTTCCCGTCTACGATCCCGGATTTTATTTCACACGATTACACGCCGAACGATCCTACGCTGTATTAGTCGAACCGGAGAAACCCTATGCGGGCGGCATGTACATCTCGGACGATACACCGTACCGCTCCTTGCGTACCGTCTTACATGACGGTAAGGAACTTATCCTCTTTGGCGGCGAAAATCACAAAACAGGACAAGGCATCTGCACCTTCGGTCATTATGAACGCCTGGAGCAGTTTGCAGCGGAGACATTTGGTATCCGCAACATTCCTTTTCGCTGGTCAGCCCAGGATCTGATCTCCATTGACAAGGTGCCTTACATTGGACCGATTACCGGAAGACATGAAAATGTTTATGTCGCGACTGGATTTGCCAAATGGGGAATGACGACGGGTACAATGGCAGGACACCTTCTTGCGGATCGCATCACTGGACGTGACAACCCTCATGCTGCCATATTCGATCCGGCAAGATTCAAAGCTGATCCGGGCATGAAGCACTTTATTGTGGAGAATTTGAATGTAGCCAAGGAATTAATCTCCGGTAAAGTTGGCATTGTACACAAAAAGGTTAGCGATATTGGTGAAGATGAAGGAGCCGTCGTTCGTCATAATGGCAAACGTGCTGGCGCCTACAAGGACACCAGTGGCAAGCTGTTTCTGGTGGATACCACCTGCACCCACCTGGGTTGCGAAGTCGAATGGAACGAGGGCGAGCGTTCGTGGGATTGCCCATGCCATGGTTCCCGCTTCGATTATGCAGGCCATGTCATTGAGGGCCCTGCTGTGGAAGACCTTAAAGTTCTGGATGCACAAGAATAA
- a CDS encoding hybrid sensor histidine kinase/response regulator, whose translation MGTAEGITKGFYEDIKEAAAHIVDVLSGILKVNTIFVATNDGVTNFILEAFNRTEELIVKGSALPFTDSYCSLVLKDKGSVLTIEDTCEHPMTRSMGVTSGLGNRFFVGVPIMRRSGETFGTICLMDDPGYIISETDMKTLKAMAVFLGYVVDLESTLHVQERKLSDSEQMQEQLQAEKERAESEAMTKTQMLKLMSHEIRNPLNGILGLTDLMRTPDMPEEQSEYVNMIETSGNILLSLLNNMMNFNINEAGKTVIHDDPFDLVGTIENTVYLYAGIATGKNIELGLNLELNVSQVFVGDEVKIGQLLAHVIQYALDSTREGSVLITAVVNGEELEETGTLQLKVKYTGQMLSDKKTPTFNSQDENLNIQKLIGSNLGLAVSQNLAILMHGRIQVSSVKENETEFNISLPLRRYWELPQLASVQQRLKGKKVLLAKDPDILQGVSSLMRRWEMDVHMTSGVTLAHDWIKEGFMPDVAVVDMGLLEGGAVDFVHELKQRLENLPVIVLVPYGMHIELHEAEAFDAVLTKPVRQADLLNALSITLP comes from the coding sequence ATGGGGACGGCAGAAGGCATTACGAAAGGCTTCTATGAAGATATAAAGGAAGCTGCGGCCCATATCGTAGATGTATTAAGCGGTATATTGAAGGTCAATACCATCTTTGTTGCCACGAATGACGGGGTGACAAATTTCATTTTGGAAGCCTTTAATCGTACGGAAGAGCTAATTGTTAAAGGCAGTGCACTTCCATTTACGGATTCATATTGCAGCCTGGTCTTAAAAGACAAAGGTAGCGTTCTTACGATCGAGGATACATGTGAACATCCGATGACACGATCCATGGGCGTTACGAGCGGACTAGGCAATCGCTTTTTCGTGGGCGTGCCTATTATGAGAAGATCGGGCGAAACATTTGGTACCATCTGTCTGATGGATGATCCTGGTTATATCATCAGCGAAACTGATATGAAGACACTGAAGGCGATGGCTGTATTCCTGGGTTATGTTGTTGATCTGGAAAGCACGTTGCATGTTCAGGAGCGGAAATTGAGTGATTCGGAACAAATGCAAGAACAGCTCCAGGCAGAGAAAGAACGTGCCGAATCTGAGGCTATGACCAAAACACAGATGTTGAAGCTAATGAGTCACGAGATTCGCAATCCTTTGAACGGTATTTTGGGACTGACAGATCTGATGCGCACACCGGATATGCCTGAGGAGCAGTCCGAGTATGTGAACATGATTGAGACAAGCGGAAATATTTTGCTTTCCTTGCTGAATAATATGATGAATTTCAACATTAATGAAGCAGGTAAAACGGTTATACATGATGATCCGTTTGATCTGGTAGGCACCATTGAGAATACCGTGTATCTCTATGCCGGGATTGCGACGGGCAAGAACATTGAGCTGGGATTAAATCTTGAACTGAATGTATCTCAAGTGTTTGTTGGTGATGAAGTCAAGATTGGACAGTTGCTTGCACACGTCATTCAGTATGCTCTCGATTCAACGCGTGAAGGTTCCGTTCTGATCACAGCAGTGGTGAACGGAGAAGAATTGGAGGAGACCGGTACACTTCAGCTCAAGGTGAAGTACACGGGTCAGATGTTATCGGACAAGAAGACACCAACCTTTAACAGCCAAGATGAAAATTTGAATATCCAAAAACTGATTGGAAGCAATCTGGGTTTAGCTGTAAGCCAGAATCTTGCCATTCTCATGCATGGCCGTATTCAGGTGAGTAGTGTGAAGGAAAATGAGACGGAATTCAACATCTCCCTTCCATTGCGCAGATACTGGGAGTTACCTCAACTCGCAAGTGTTCAGCAGCGGTTAAAAGGCAAAAAGGTGTTACTTGCCAAGGACCCTGACATTTTGCAAGGCGTCTCTTCCCTGATGCGCAGGTGGGAGATGGATGTACACATGACCTCGGGTGTGACATTAGCGCATGATTGGATCAAGGAAGGATTTATGCCTGATGTAGCCGTTGTGGATATGGGATTACTGGAAGGCGGCGCGGTCGATTTTGTACATGAACTGAAACAGCGACTGGAGAATCTGCCCGTCATTGTTCTTGTTCCTTATGGGATGCATATTGAATTGCATGAAGCAGAAGCCTTTGATGCTGTTCTGACCAAGCCGGTCAGACAGGCAGATCTGTTGAATGCATTGAGCATTACTTTGCCTTAA
- a CDS encoding HAAS signaling domain-containing protein, which translates to MNRQQFMKAMEIHLRPMDPFERAELLADYDQHFELGLREGRLEEEIARELGQPEEIAKEALGDRYDIHTPGSDAFYAPTYREMRSPRNNTGATRKFFTAIGLLFLNLILGIPLGLMMWSVWLVIASLSLLVVAPVAAVVDFVFLGQLDKPEIFVAIGAFGVGILFAIASKYVFRTFKIVTLQYIRWNKNTMKGDVSA; encoded by the coding sequence ATGAATAGACAACAATTTATGAAAGCCATGGAAATTCATCTACGGCCGATGGACCCATTCGAACGGGCTGAGTTGCTCGCCGACTATGATCAACATTTCGAGCTTGGACTACGAGAAGGCAGGCTGGAAGAAGAGATCGCTCGGGAACTCGGACAGCCTGAAGAAATCGCCAAGGAAGCACTCGGTGATCGTTATGACATTCATACGCCGGGTTCAGATGCGTTCTATGCACCGACGTATCGCGAGATGCGGTCACCCAGAAACAACACCGGAGCCACTCGCAAATTTTTCACAGCCATCGGCCTGTTATTCCTGAATCTGATCCTTGGCATTCCTCTTGGTCTCATGATGTGGTCGGTATGGCTTGTTATTGCCAGCCTTTCCTTGCTGGTAGTGGCTCCTGTAGCAGCAGTTGTGGACTTTGTATTCCTGGGCCAACTCGATAAACCGGAGATTTTCGTTGCGATTGGCGCTTTCGGTGTCGGCATTTTGTTTGCCATCGCATCGAAGTATGTCTTTAGAACCTTCAAAATCGTTACTCTTCAATATATTAGATGGAATAAAAACACGATGAAAGGAGATGTTTCCGCATGA
- a CDS encoding anaerobic ribonucleoside triphosphate reductase, translating into MNMLEYATPPASDPLSDLGRRIIGAEDADTLRENANLNGDSFSGKMSRLGSETAKWHALRHVLPEELAQAVENGDLYVHDLDQYALGTTNCIFIPFDRLLASGFNTGNGSVRTPQTIMSAMALVAIIFQSQQNSQYGGVSANKIDWDLAPYVQRSFRKHYRKGQRLFGENVLIGDEQVHLDSIEAKNQCPRAYAFAYEETELETGQAAEALIHNLNTMSSRAGGQIPFTSLNYGLCTSAEGRLVSRSLLEATIRGLGNGETPVFPQHIFQCKQGINQAQGEPNYDLFRLAVTCSSRRMYPNFVNVDASFNLPFYHPEDPDTIIATMGCRTRTLADRFGRNRQSGKGNLSFNTINLVKLGIRFGICQGNRAVADRAGFYTALESVMQNAAHGLLHRYRIQTVQPAKASDFMMREGVWEGGEQLAPNEPVGDLLKHGTLSLGFIGLAECMTALYGRHHGQDPHVHREALNIIRTMREFCDRMSEQHNLNITLFATPAEGLSGKFTKIDRERYGLIAGVNDREYYTNSFHIPVYHTLPAYRKIELEAPFHTLCNAGAISYVELDGNVRANTTAFLRIVQYALAQDIGYFSINHPIDRCPACGYEGVIGDVCPGCEAHENHVHFQRLRRVTGYLTGDYKVRFNAAKQAEVRDRVKHR; encoded by the coding sequence ATGAACATGCTTGAGTATGCCACTCCACCGGCATCCGATCCATTATCCGACCTGGGAAGACGAATTATTGGCGCAGAAGACGCCGATACGCTGAGGGAAAATGCAAATCTGAACGGGGACTCCTTCAGCGGTAAGATGAGCAGGCTCGGTTCAGAGACCGCCAAGTGGCATGCTCTGCGTCATGTGTTGCCGGAAGAGCTTGCCCAAGCTGTGGAGAACGGAGATCTGTATGTACACGATCTGGATCAGTATGCACTTGGAACGACCAACTGCATCTTTATCCCGTTTGACCGTCTCCTTGCTTCAGGTTTCAATACAGGCAACGGATCCGTTCGCACACCTCAGACGATCATGTCTGCAATGGCCCTGGTTGCGATCATCTTCCAATCCCAGCAGAACAGTCAATATGGCGGTGTATCGGCCAATAAGATTGACTGGGATCTGGCCCCTTATGTACAACGATCATTCCGCAAACATTATCGCAAAGGACAACGGCTCTTTGGTGAAAATGTTCTGATCGGGGATGAACAGGTTCATCTGGATAGCATCGAAGCGAAGAATCAATGTCCGCGGGCATATGCCTTCGCCTATGAAGAGACTGAATTGGAGACAGGACAAGCTGCTGAAGCACTGATTCATAACCTGAATACGATGAGCAGCCGGGCAGGTGGGCAGATTCCATTTACTTCACTGAACTATGGATTATGTACGTCAGCAGAAGGCCGGTTGGTATCACGCTCATTGCTGGAAGCAACCATTCGTGGCCTGGGCAACGGGGAGACTCCCGTGTTCCCTCAACATATTTTCCAATGTAAACAGGGGATCAATCAGGCTCAAGGTGAGCCGAACTATGATTTGTTCCGGCTCGCAGTCACCTGTTCATCCCGGCGGATGTATCCTAACTTTGTCAATGTGGATGCCTCTTTCAATCTGCCTTTCTATCATCCGGAAGATCCGGATACGATCATCGCAACTATGGGATGCCGCACACGTACACTGGCTGACCGGTTTGGTCGCAATCGTCAAAGTGGTAAAGGTAACCTGTCCTTCAACACCATTAACCTCGTGAAGCTCGGCATCCGGTTTGGCATCTGCCAGGGCAACAGAGCGGTTGCTGATCGGGCGGGATTCTACACTGCACTGGAATCCGTGATGCAAAATGCTGCGCATGGTCTGTTGCATCGGTACCGTATCCAGACTGTTCAACCTGCTAAGGCGTCAGATTTCATGATGCGGGAGGGTGTATGGGAAGGCGGGGAGCAACTTGCTCCGAATGAACCCGTTGGGGATCTGCTCAAACATGGTACGTTATCCCTGGGTTTTATTGGCCTGGCAGAATGTATGACAGCTCTCTATGGACGCCATCATGGACAGGACCCTCATGTACACCGCGAAGCGCTCAACATTATTCGGACCATGAGAGAGTTCTGTGACCGGATGAGCGAGCAGCATAACTTGAATATCACCCTGTTTGCCACACCTGCTGAAGGGTTGTCCGGCAAATTCACGAAGATCGACAGAGAGCGATACGGCCTCATTGCCGGGGTTAATGATCGTGAGTATTATACGAACTCATTCCATATCCCGGTATACCACACTCTTCCAGCTTATCGGAAGATTGAACTGGAGGCCCCATTCCACACTTTATGTAACGCGGGTGCGATCTCCTATGTGGAGCTTGACGGAAACGTTCGGGCCAACACCACAGCTTTCCTGCGAATTGTGCAGTATGCACTGGCGCAGGATATCGGTTATTTCTCCATTAATCATCCGATTGATCGCTGCCCTGCTTGTGGTTATGAAGGCGTCATTGGGGATGTATGCCCAGGCTGTGAAGCCCACGAGAACCATGTACACTTCCAGCGGTTACGCCGCGTAACTGGCTATCTGACCGGAGATTACAAAGTACGCTTCAATGCTGCGAAGCAGGCCGAAGTGCGGGATCGGGTGAAGCACCGGTGA
- a CDS encoding methyl-accepting chemotaxis protein, whose amino-acid sequence MDIVQALITCMPFFRDTIRQDVTLSVIDHEKFLYFSAGESLKQLNYQPGDPLLDGNRNFADLNGGTVKRFDHYPKDLFGVPFDVAFIPIKNEQGEVIALFNLLYSMDDQDQLQQLMDVTENLTNQLIDSVQHVAAHSEELSATTEEIRNNSKQAVQKSGNVTQVASFIREISEQTNLLGLNAAIEAARVGEAGAGFGVVAKEIRKLSVDTKEATARIEDSLLSVRQSIQGMENELGEITASSQEQAELVNNFMSTIEQLNETNKQLKHFVQKMITFDGK is encoded by the coding sequence ATGGATATTGTTCAAGCATTGATTACATGTATGCCTTTCTTTCGAGATACGATTCGTCAGGATGTAACCCTCTCCGTTATTGATCATGAGAAATTCCTATATTTCTCAGCAGGGGAATCGTTAAAACAACTAAATTATCAACCCGGCGATCCTCTATTGGATGGAAATCGAAACTTTGCTGATCTCAACGGCGGTACAGTCAAACGATTCGATCACTACCCTAAAGATTTATTTGGGGTTCCTTTTGACGTGGCTTTTATCCCCATTAAAAATGAACAAGGTGAAGTCATCGCCCTGTTTAATCTGCTCTACAGTATGGATGACCAGGACCAGCTGCAACAACTCATGGATGTTACCGAAAATCTGACCAATCAGTTAATTGACAGTGTACAGCATGTAGCTGCCCACTCCGAGGAACTCAGTGCTACCACCGAAGAGATCCGGAACAACTCCAAACAAGCCGTACAGAAATCAGGAAATGTCACTCAGGTCGCCAGTTTCATACGTGAAATCTCCGAACAGACCAATCTGCTCGGCTTGAATGCAGCCATTGAAGCGGCTCGTGTAGGTGAAGCAGGTGCAGGTTTTGGCGTTGTTGCCAAAGAAATTCGCAAACTGTCTGTGGATACCAAGGAAGCCACGGCACGTATTGAAGATTCTCTTCTATCCGTTCGGCAATCCATTCAAGGCATGGAGAATGAACTGGGTGAGATCACTGCAAGCTCCCAAGAGCAGGCTGAACTCGTAAACAATTTCATGAGCACAATTGAGCAGCTGAATGAAACCAACAAACAATTGAAGCACTTTGTGCAAAAAATGATTACGTTTGACGGAAAATAA
- a CDS encoding glycoside hydrolase family 3 C-terminal domain-containing protein has translation MTTNQTKYPFQDTALELDLRVKDLVSRLTEDEKIESMLQYQPAVDRLGVPAYKHGTEAAHGLAWLGEATSFPQPVGLACTWDADLMKEIGSVLGDEARVFYKRNPAVNGLTLWAPTVDMERDPRWGRNEEAYGEDPELTAELTTALVKGIQGDHPKYYKAVATLKHFLANNNEVDRGSGSSSIDPRNMREYYLKAFEKPFKEGGAQSMMTAYNSINGTPALLHPFVNEIVKGEWGMDGFVVSDAGDVMGIKNDHKYYDSHTPGTVESVKAGIDSITDDADLSKQALREGLEQGTLTMDDIDKALFNTFRVRFRLGEFDPEEGNPYAAIGEESMMTEKAKELSLRAAREQVVLLKNDKGTLPLDKTKAGKVAVIGQLGGTVYRDWYAGTMPYNVSPLEAILGKVGSDKVSFKDGNDRITLTSVANGKKIGLADGEKSPVVASGEAETFMVSDWGFGSYTLQAESNGKYLTTDEETVTASADEVYGWFVKEVFHLLPQQDGSLGLTTWNGKTVTAPNGGNDAFAVSEELKTFGATETFKQDVVVNGLEEAVEAAKAAETAIVFVGNNPLVNGKEEIDRPSLDLAESQQRLVEAVYAANPNTVVVIVGSYPFTSNWVQENIPAVLYTSHAGQELGNAVADVLYGDYAPAGRLNMTWVQSADQLTDIKDYDIIQSGRTYQYFEGNVLYPFGHGLTYATFKYSNLELSPAQVGTEGSVTVTVDVTNTGSIASDEVVQLYVRAGKSRVKRPLKTLKGFRRLHIEAGGTAKVSFTLPVKELAIWDVTRDRYVVESGTYSIMVAKSSSDVQLVADLTVEGETIPARNLGVATRAENYDAYLNVDLDESKEGGSAVRVVGEQGWIAFKDADLGSGAAAIEARVSAEQAGAVLEVRLGSPDGTLAGRVELVQGEAQQWSTVKAELTGASGAQDVYIVLSAGVRISHFEIR, from the coding sequence ATGACGACCAACCAAACGAAATATCCGTTTCAAGATACAGCACTAGAGTTAGACTTACGCGTGAAAGATCTTGTATCCCGCTTGACGGAAGATGAAAAAATTGAATCCATGCTGCAATATCAGCCAGCAGTAGATCGCTTGGGTGTACCTGCATACAAACACGGAACAGAAGCGGCACACGGCTTGGCCTGGCTTGGCGAAGCAACATCTTTCCCGCAACCAGTGGGGCTTGCATGCACGTGGGATGCGGATCTGATGAAGGAGATTGGCTCCGTGCTCGGAGACGAGGCACGTGTATTTTATAAACGCAATCCGGCAGTGAACGGTCTTACGCTGTGGGCACCTACAGTGGATATGGAACGTGACCCGCGCTGGGGACGGAATGAAGAGGCGTATGGTGAAGATCCGGAACTGACAGCCGAGCTGACAACAGCATTGGTCAAAGGAATTCAGGGCGACCATCCGAAGTATTACAAAGCGGTCGCTACCTTGAAGCATTTCCTTGCGAATAATAACGAAGTGGATCGTGGAAGCGGTTCGTCCAGCATTGATCCGCGCAACATGCGTGAATATTATCTTAAAGCGTTCGAGAAGCCATTTAAGGAAGGCGGCGCACAGTCCATGATGACTGCGTACAACTCCATTAATGGTACGCCAGCGTTGTTGCATCCATTTGTGAACGAGATTGTCAAAGGCGAATGGGGCATGGATGGTTTCGTTGTCAGTGATGCAGGCGACGTCATGGGCATCAAGAATGATCATAAATACTATGATTCCCACACACCAGGTACGGTAGAGTCTGTGAAGGCAGGAATTGATAGCATCACCGATGATGCTGATCTGTCCAAACAGGCCCTGCGTGAAGGATTGGAACAAGGTACACTCACGATGGATGACATCGACAAGGCGTTGTTTAATACGTTCCGTGTGCGTTTCCGCCTGGGTGAGTTCGATCCGGAAGAAGGCAACCCGTACGCTGCTATTGGTGAAGAGTCCATGATGACGGAGAAAGCAAAAGAATTGTCCCTCAGAGCCGCGAGAGAACAAGTAGTATTGCTCAAAAACGACAAAGGCACGCTCCCACTGGACAAAACAAAAGCTGGTAAAGTGGCTGTGATTGGTCAATTGGGTGGAACGGTCTATCGTGACTGGTATGCAGGCACCATGCCGTATAACGTATCCCCGCTTGAGGCGATCCTTGGCAAAGTAGGCAGCGATAAAGTATCGTTCAAGGATGGAAATGATCGCATTACGTTAACTTCCGTAGCCAATGGGAAGAAGATTGGACTGGCAGATGGTGAGAAATCACCTGTTGTTGCTTCGGGAGAAGCGGAGACGTTTATGGTGTCCGACTGGGGCTTCGGAAGTTATACCTTGCAGGCCGAAAGCAACGGCAAATATCTGACCACAGATGAAGAGACCGTAACGGCTTCCGCTGATGAAGTGTACGGCTGGTTCGTGAAGGAAGTATTCCACCTGTTGCCACAACAGGACGGAAGTTTAGGTCTGACCACTTGGAATGGCAAAACGGTGACTGCACCTAATGGTGGAAACGATGCATTTGCGGTGTCCGAAGAACTGAAAACCTTCGGTGCCACAGAGACGTTCAAGCAGGATGTGGTTGTGAATGGACTTGAAGAAGCAGTAGAAGCTGCCAAGGCTGCAGAAACGGCAATTGTTTTTGTTGGTAATAATCCGCTTGTAAATGGTAAAGAAGAAATTGATCGTCCAAGTCTGGATCTGGCCGAATCCCAGCAACGTCTGGTTGAGGCGGTCTATGCCGCAAACCCGAACACGGTAGTCGTCATTGTAGGTAGTTATCCGTTCACGTCCAATTGGGTTCAGGAGAACATCCCTGCGGTATTGTATACTTCACACGCAGGACAGGAACTGGGTAACGCAGTAGCTGACGTATTGTATGGCGATTATGCGCCGGCCGGCCGTCTGAACATGACATGGGTACAATCCGCAGATCAACTGACCGACATCAAGGATTACGATATCATTCAATCCGGTCGGACATATCAATATTTTGAAGGTAATGTATTGTATCCGTTTGGACATGGTCTGACGTATGCAACGTTTAAATACAGCAATTTGGAACTTAGCCCAGCTCAAGTGGGTACAGAGGGCAGCGTTACGGTAACTGTAGATGTAACCAATACCGGTTCAATTGCCAGTGACGAGGTTGTACAGTTGTACGTTCGTGCAGGCAAATCCCGGGTGAAACGTCCACTCAAAACGTTAAAAGGATTCCGTCGTCTTCATATTGAAGCGGGAGGTACAGCTAAAGTCAGCTTCACCTTGCCTGTTAAGGAACTGGCAATCTGGGATGTAACTCGTGATCGGTATGTCGTGGAGAGTGGAACTTACTCCATCATGGTTGCCAAGTCATCCTCTGATGTCCAGCTGGTTGCAGACCTGACGGTAGAAGGAGAGACGATCCCTGCCCGTAATCTGGGTGTGGCTACTCGTGCTGAGAATTATGATGCTTACCTAAATGTTGATCTGGATGAGAGCAAAGAGGGCGGAAGTGCTGTCCGTGTAGTTGGAGAGCAAGGATGGATTGCTTTCAAGGATGCCGATCTGGGTAGTGGGGCAGCAGCAATTGAAGCGCGTGTCTCCGCAGAACAAGCAGGCGCTGTGTTAGAAGTTCGACTCGGCTCACCGGATGGTACACTCGCAGGACGTGTGGAACTGGTACAAGGTGAAGCCCAGCAGTGGTCTACCGTGAAGGCAGAACTCACAGGTGCATCAGGCGCGCAGGATGTATACATTGTGCTGTCGGCAGGTGTACGTATCAGTCACTTCGAGATTCGTTAA
- a CDS encoding PadR family transcriptional regulator, which yields MNVNIQFKKGVLELCVLVLINRQDRYGYELAQAVSKHIEVAEGALYPLLRRLVNDGYCTTYLQESSEGPPRKYYRLSDTGRDYMTALTTEWNEFVRNVANLIEEGIPNE from the coding sequence GTGAATGTGAACATCCAGTTCAAAAAGGGAGTATTAGAGCTGTGCGTCCTGGTATTAATTAACCGCCAGGATCGGTATGGCTACGAACTGGCTCAGGCGGTCTCCAAACATATCGAAGTTGCTGAAGGTGCACTGTATCCCTTGCTGCGCCGGCTTGTGAATGACGGTTACTGCACCACCTACCTGCAAGAATCAAGCGAAGGACCGCCGCGCAAGTATTACCGACTATCCGATACAGGTCGCGACTACATGACGGCACTGACGACAGAATGGAATGAATTTGTGCGCAATGTCGCAAATCTGATTGAGGAAGGAATCCCCAATGAATAG